A genomic window from Maridesulfovibrio sp. includes:
- a CDS encoding hemerythrin domain-containing protein, with product MLLDNCIWDIKCSVGNDILDNHHKVLFDILTRCVESSDKSDVKYLMVVRELLDYCHMHFAVEENMIEENGYPYFQEHAVEHKNILSAVEKIIFKLYNGIPINVDRVDKFVFNWILRHVLEQDMKYKGYV from the coding sequence GTGCTGCTTGATAATTGTATTTGGGATATAAAATGTTCGGTAGGCAATGATATCTTAGATAATCACCATAAGGTTTTATTCGATATTTTAACAAGATGTGTTGAGTCTAGTGATAAATCTGATGTTAAATATTTAATGGTTGTAAGAGAGTTGCTTGATTATTGCCATATGCATTTTGCAGTTGAAGAGAATATGATTGAAGAAAATGGTTATCCGTATTTTCAAGAGCATGCTGTAGAACATAAGAATATTCTTTCAGCAGTAGAAAAGATCATATTTAAATTATATAACGGAATACCAATAAATGTAGACCGTGTTGATAAGTTTGTTTTCAATTGGATATTACGGCATGTTTTGGAGCAGGATATGAAATATAAGGGTTATGTATAG
- a CDS encoding AraC family transcriptional regulator — MSLPANFSIPVNDCSPQVAAAINCIQQNYSSDMSVKSIADDIGCSYNTLRSKFWRETRFTMKEYLILVRLDRACELLRETSIPVKEISDMVGYPYESHFSCVFKRIVGAQPSVYRLSFQVARLGCEAEHE, encoded by the coding sequence TTGTCTTTGCCTGCTAATTTTTCCATTCCGGTTAATGATTGCAGCCCGCAAGTGGCTGCCGCCATCAATTGCATTCAGCAGAATTATTCGTCAGATATGTCGGTAAAGAGTATCGCTGATGATATCGGATGTAGTTACAATACCTTGCGTAGCAAGTTCTGGAGAGAGACCCGTTTTACTATGAAGGAGTATTTGATACTTGTGCGCCTGGATAGGGCATGTGAACTACTCCGTGAGACTTCAATTCCAGTCAAAGAGATCTCTGATATGGTTGGTTATCCATACGAAAGTCATTTCAGCTGTGTTTTCAAACGTATAGTTGGGGCTCAGCCTTCAGTTTACCGCTTAAGCTTTCAAGTGGCGCGTCTTGGCTGCGAAGCCGAGCATGAATGA
- a CDS encoding tubulin-like doman-containing protein, producing the protein MKTKKLLNPINKTLVVGLGGTGKETLIQIKRRLFEEGYDETAFQPYVKLLSLDFDPAPVRTSTRENIPQEILLDTSESAAISSSPIFNRLKTLNEPVNRHFYESWYPDMDNNFIRMGAHRAGAAQWRPLGRMGYYEQDQVIQQRLESKLKSLQGDSASDNRQINSEVVVYIVSSISGGTGSGLLLDTAYFMRSLNPDMRIVGMLLLPGIYSEHDIQGRLFSNTYAMLKEMTAFMGQTQEFRANYPNGRPIKGQILKDSPFDHIFLHDSTLGPDRMASSPQTMAELIAESIYLEVGNSYLNQTQSSALTNVSNQSGGTAMDQVAEKSFFNTMGNVTFLLPSVSNLNEYWANRAILEIYSEGLDGVYLGGKDSVAIEALSQESEISAEGLEKKIDKITNEALNKSVVFTNPFIIHAGQAMGPSFVDIPVESVRQHIEQYVKALLEPNLENKGEMPTKPHRLPDNMLGEEGAEFRSPRTIPVLIDKIDEEIQPLLDAISQPYCQLKSARKFSSSLDVIIGRYRNAARKHRESAAEFLLGSGGLQENIFAELEQFIGSVPRSDREGALSHWAGRFFHQLSHTYREHISKLRVYIFAADRLSKLNDGLKELILKTEKTFLGEPADTNLLESSSKRAMEKAVLGGEGRRSLVVRTLANAEYYQRSWDYVKPRLQEAVPEFVLKLQAALQDQKLSGNEIYDQAKSVVVEIIKELKNKSRNSWNAQNGGDVFDPCKYIDFEELKAELGRARHDHFVDNSAINMSAQKMVYALFPDFGPGSSEQDSGVFYRRFKDCISNNMDATSTSLETYSMSALGDHEPGRIVVRHLSMNHPPFNLKDISYYYAAYCKQGKNRALSHIHKEYVKFPEIVMDSQVEQHITCGNPNCDYDITHLSRTVLVCPECNRPILSRCGNPECPEDFLHEHADIKSGKERIFCPTCKKRMKTRWWYCNDHNQLISIESNYCKLCLQEYAAGKRPFARVSRSEEVIPHFPCPGCLETGVEHPFKITFGNVYEEVSDENVSEALSIYLSSTTPQGRCPKCDSLLLPVCPYHNPNDDEIPHFVQRGEGSTGYIYDSKEEAARMKQELGKPHERFFCTSDQDHAQLCIKECSFCGMPLKEDAEYCPRCKRTRDVEVNKLSEDQKEECQKILKHHNQRYFGFKCEEEQKSTCSSKDDLEPDSSLTIQENGKIRAPKEGELPAGYTVAADDHEKMDAFEIGKEEGYGG; encoded by the coding sequence ATGAAAACGAAGAAACTGCTGAATCCAATTAATAAGACGCTGGTTGTAGGTCTTGGCGGAACAGGCAAAGAAACCCTGATCCAGATAAAGCGCAGGCTTTTTGAGGAAGGTTATGATGAAACTGCTTTCCAACCCTATGTCAAGTTACTCAGCCTTGATTTTGATCCGGCTCCAGTGCGCACCAGCACTCGTGAAAATATTCCGCAGGAAATTCTTCTGGATACCAGCGAAAGTGCGGCTATCAGTTCTTCCCCTATTTTTAATCGCCTTAAGACACTCAATGAGCCGGTTAACCGCCATTTTTATGAGAGTTGGTATCCTGATATGGACAACAATTTTATCCGTATGGGGGCCCATCGAGCCGGAGCTGCGCAGTGGCGCCCGCTGGGACGTATGGGATATTATGAGCAGGATCAGGTTATCCAGCAGCGCCTTGAAAGCAAGCTCAAAAGTCTTCAGGGGGATTCAGCCAGCGATAATAGACAGATTAATTCGGAAGTCGTCGTTTATATAGTCAGCTCCATTTCCGGAGGGACCGGGTCCGGACTGCTGTTGGATACCGCATATTTCATGAGGTCGTTGAACCCCGATATGCGAATCGTGGGTATGCTGCTTCTGCCCGGTATTTACAGTGAGCATGATATTCAAGGACGTCTGTTTTCCAATACTTACGCCATGCTTAAAGAGATGACAGCATTCATGGGTCAGACTCAGGAGTTCAGGGCTAACTATCCCAACGGCAGGCCTATAAAAGGGCAGATTCTTAAAGATTCCCCATTTGACCATATCTTTCTTCATGACTCCACCCTTGGGCCGGATAGAATGGCTTCCAGCCCCCAGACAATGGCCGAACTCATCGCTGAATCAATTTATCTTGAGGTAGGCAATTCTTATCTGAACCAAACCCAGTCTTCCGCTTTGACCAATGTCAGCAATCAGTCCGGCGGAACGGCTATGGATCAGGTCGCCGAGAAAAGCTTTTTCAATACCATGGGGAATGTGACTTTTCTCCTGCCGTCGGTCTCAAATTTAAACGAATACTGGGCGAACAGAGCCATTCTTGAAATCTACTCTGAAGGGCTGGACGGTGTCTATCTGGGAGGAAAAGACAGCGTAGCTATTGAGGCCCTCAGTCAGGAAAGCGAGATCAGCGCAGAAGGACTTGAAAAGAAAATAGATAAAATTACTAATGAAGCGTTGAATAAATCTGTCGTATTTACCAATCCTTTTATTATTCATGCCGGACAGGCTATGGGGCCATCATTTGTAGACATTCCAGTAGAATCTGTACGCCAGCATATTGAGCAGTATGTAAAAGCATTACTTGAGCCAAACCTTGAAAACAAGGGCGAAATGCCTACTAAACCTCATCGTTTACCGGATAATATGCTAGGGGAGGAAGGTGCGGAGTTTCGTTCCCCGAGAACAATACCAGTGCTTATAGACAAAATTGATGAAGAAATTCAGCCACTGCTTGATGCAATCAGTCAGCCATATTGCCAGCTTAAGTCTGCACGCAAATTCAGCAGTAGTTTGGACGTGATTATTGGACGATATAGGAATGCTGCCAGGAAGCACCGGGAGTCCGCAGCAGAATTCCTTTTAGGGTCCGGAGGATTGCAGGAGAATATTTTTGCGGAGCTGGAACAATTCATTGGTTCAGTCCCAAGGAGTGACCGTGAAGGGGCTTTAAGCCATTGGGCTGGGCGCTTCTTTCATCAGCTTTCGCATACTTATAGAGAACACATCTCCAAGCTTCGTGTATACATATTTGCCGCTGATAGACTCAGTAAACTGAACGATGGATTGAAGGAATTAATCCTTAAAACTGAAAAAACATTTTTAGGTGAACCGGCTGATACAAATTTGCTGGAGTCGAGCTCCAAGCGGGCTATGGAGAAGGCAGTTCTAGGTGGGGAAGGGCGCCGTTCACTTGTCGTTCGCACTCTGGCTAACGCTGAATATTATCAGCGTAGCTGGGATTATGTAAAACCAAGATTACAGGAAGCTGTGCCTGAATTTGTGCTCAAGCTGCAAGCTGCCTTGCAGGACCAGAAGCTGAGCGGTAATGAAATTTACGATCAGGCTAAGTCCGTAGTTGTTGAGATAATTAAGGAACTTAAGAATAAATCCCGCAATAGCTGGAATGCGCAGAATGGCGGGGATGTTTTTGATCCATGCAAGTATATTGATTTTGAAGAGCTTAAAGCGGAATTGGGGCGTGCCCGTCATGATCATTTTGTTGATAACTCGGCAATAAACATGAGCGCTCAGAAAATGGTCTATGCCCTTTTTCCGGATTTCGGCCCCGGTTCATCTGAACAGGATTCTGGGGTTTTCTACCGTCGTTTTAAAGATTGCATCAGCAACAACATGGATGCGACCAGTACCAGCCTTGAAACATATTCAATGAGTGCACTGGGAGATCATGAGCCGGGGCGGATAGTTGTCCGGCATTTATCTATGAACCATCCTCCTTTCAACCTAAAAGATATCAGCTATTACTACGCTGCCTATTGTAAACAGGGTAAAAACAGAGCTCTTTCACATATTCATAAAGAATATGTGAAATTCCCTGAAATCGTGATGGATTCGCAGGTTGAGCAGCATATTACCTGCGGTAATCCTAATTGTGATTACGATATAACTCACCTTTCACGGACAGTTCTTGTTTGTCCTGAATGCAATAGACCTATCTTAAGCCGCTGCGGAAATCCGGAATGTCCCGAAGATTTTCTGCATGAGCATGCCGACATCAAGTCCGGCAAAGAACGGATATTCTGTCCTACCTGCAAGAAACGCATGAAGACTCGCTGGTGGTATTGCAATGACCATAACCAGCTCATTTCCATCGAATCCAACTATTGCAAGCTGTGTTTGCAGGAATATGCAGCAGGGAAACGTCCTTTTGCTCGTGTTTCTCGTTCAGAAGAGGTTATACCGCACTTCCCTTGTCCGGGGTGTTTGGAAACCGGAGTAGAGCATCCGTTTAAAATCACATTCGGTAATGTATATGAGGAAGTTAGCGATGAAAATGTCTCTGAGGCATTGAGCATATACCTCAGCTCAACAACGCCTCAGGGACGTTGTCCCAAATGTGATTCGCTCCTGCTGCCGGTTTGCCCGTACCATAATCCTAATGACGATGAAATTCCCCATTTTGTGCAGCGTGGCGAGGGAAGCACTGGTTACATATATGATTCAAAAGAAGAAGCTGCACGAATGAAACAAGAGCTTGGCAAACCTCATGAACGTTTCTTTTGTACTAGTGATCAGGATCATGCTCAGCTTTGTATTAAGGAATGCTCCTTTTGCGGCATGCCTCTGAAGGAAGACGCTGAGTATTGCCCGCGCTGTAAACGAACCCGGGATGTTGAAGTAAATAAATTGAGCGAGGACCAAAAGGAAGAATGCCAGAAAATTCTGAAGCATCATAATCAGCGTTATTTCGGTTTCAAATGTGAAGAAGAGCAAAAAAGCACATGCAGCAGCAAAGATGACCTTGAACCAGATTCTTCACTTACGATACAGGAAAACGGTAAGATCCGCGCGCCGAAGGAAGGCGAATTGCCCGCAGGTTATACTGTAGCGGCAGATGATCACGAGAAAATGGATGCCTTCGAGATAGGTAAGGAGGAAGGCTATGGCGGATAG
- a CDS encoding ATP-binding protein: MVFEKDSIYRSVVEDQTELIRRFQPDGRLTFVNRAFCRFYGMSEEGLLASNFQELLAPEEREDIVRQVFSLSPDNPEVITEPSYTDENGGVHYVQYVTRALFDGNGNVVEYQSVGRDVTEQRKAEATLAEARSAMERASRVTTFAVIGGGIAHEINQPLNAIRLLSASALLLEDRSETPNKEVVRMLQKMSEQVDRIDSIVNHLREHLRNNQNVSGELCNLGNAVQSALSLLSAQMIARGIKLDVSVSSEIKFVRGTCIRFEELLMNLLANAMQALDDYDESHKTISIRVALRDADSVELCVADNGPGFDPKLADELFEPFFSTKSPGSSMGLGLSIVRTIVQSAGGYVRAENRPEGGALLRVVLPVVDTGGI, encoded by the coding sequence TCTGCCGATTTTACGGTATGAGTGAAGAAGGGCTTCTCGCTTCTAATTTTCAGGAACTTCTCGCTCCTGAAGAGCGTGAGGATATTGTGCGGCAGGTATTTTCACTCTCTCCTGATAACCCGGAAGTCATAACCGAGCCTAGTTACACAGATGAAAACGGTGGGGTTCATTATGTTCAGTATGTTACGCGAGCACTATTCGATGGCAACGGTAATGTTGTTGAGTATCAATCGGTAGGGCGTGACGTTACGGAACAGCGGAAAGCTGAAGCTACGCTTGCTGAGGCCCGGTCAGCAATGGAACGGGCCAGCAGGGTCACAACCTTTGCTGTCATCGGCGGAGGAATTGCGCATGAGATCAACCAGCCATTAAACGCCATACGTCTACTTTCCGCTTCAGCATTGTTACTGGAAGATCGCTCGGAGACTCCGAATAAAGAAGTCGTGCGAATGTTGCAGAAAATGTCCGAACAGGTGGATCGCATTGACTCCATTGTCAACCATTTGCGCGAACATTTACGCAATAACCAGAATGTTTCCGGTGAGCTGTGCAATCTTGGTAATGCTGTTCAGTCGGCCTTATCCTTGTTGAGTGCTCAGATGATTGCACGCGGGATAAAACTGGACGTATCCGTTTCGTCTGAAATCAAGTTTGTGCGTGGAACATGTATCCGTTTTGAAGAACTGCTTATGAATCTTCTTGCCAACGCAATGCAGGCTCTCGATGATTACGATGAATCCCATAAGACTATCTCAATCAGGGTTGCGTTGCGGGATGCGGATTCAGTTGAGTTATGTGTGGCTGATAACGGCCCGGGATTTGATCCGAAATTGGCCGATGAATTGTTTGAACCCTTTTTTTCCACGAAATCACCGGGCAGTTCCATGGGATTGGGGCTATCCATTGTGCGTACGATAGTGCAATCGGCAGGTGGATATGTCCGTGCTGAAAACCGTCCTGAAGGCGGAGCTTTGCTGCGTGTAGTACTTCCAGTTGTCGATACAGGGGGAATATAA
- the hydG gene encoding [FeFe] hydrogenase H-cluster radical SAM maturase HydG — protein sequence MKPDSTGLVNFIDEEKVWATVNSAANADSSRIMDILDKASELKGLSLEETAVLLQVEDPELNEAIFETARKVKQGIYGNRMVLFAPLYVTNECGNRCAYCGFKASNKELQRRTLTAEELQQEVLALENQGHKRLLLVYGEHPKFGADWIAETVRTVYDTVSEKSGEIRRVNINCAPLDTAGFRKLHEVGIGTYQCFQETYHRKTYAELHPGGHKKDILWRLHAMHRAMEAGIDDVGMGTLLGLYDYRFDTIAMLSHAAELESRFGVGPHTLSFPRLEPALNADIAFNPPYPITDGQFKRLVAVLRLSVPYTGLILSTREGRNMRRELLDCGVSQLSAGSRTYPGAYSDPDYDRPDVQQFCIGDNRNLEEVITEIVGHGYVPSWCTACYRAGRTGEDFMNLAKKGFIQKFCHPNALLTFKEYLLDYAHSETRTKGCTFIESELDRISTQLRDSVSDRLSRIEHGERDLYF from the coding sequence ATGAAGCCGGACAGCACAGGATTAGTGAATTTTATTGATGAAGAAAAAGTATGGGCTACCGTAAATTCGGCTGCCAATGCTGACTCTTCACGGATTATGGATATTCTGGATAAGGCTTCAGAATTGAAAGGGCTGTCTCTTGAGGAAACAGCAGTACTTTTGCAGGTTGAAGATCCAGAGTTGAATGAAGCTATTTTTGAGACTGCACGTAAGGTTAAGCAGGGAATTTATGGGAATCGCATGGTCCTGTTTGCTCCTTTATATGTAACAAATGAGTGCGGCAACCGTTGTGCTTATTGCGGATTTAAGGCTTCAAACAAAGAGCTTCAGCGTCGCACACTCACTGCTGAAGAACTTCAGCAAGAAGTGTTAGCGTTAGAAAATCAGGGGCATAAACGGTTGCTGCTTGTTTATGGAGAGCATCCAAAATTCGGTGCTGACTGGATTGCAGAGACAGTGCGCACAGTCTACGACACAGTTTCAGAAAAAAGCGGTGAGATCAGGCGGGTGAATATTAATTGTGCTCCGCTTGATACTGCTGGATTCCGCAAATTGCATGAAGTCGGAATAGGCACCTACCAGTGTTTTCAGGAAACATATCACCGCAAAACATACGCTGAGCTCCATCCCGGCGGACATAAGAAAGATATCCTTTGGCGGTTGCATGCTATGCACAGGGCTATGGAAGCGGGTATAGATGATGTAGGAATGGGAACTCTGTTGGGGCTTTATGATTATCGTTTTGATACTATAGCCATGCTTTCCCATGCTGCTGAACTGGAATCCAGATTTGGGGTAGGTCCGCACACACTGTCATTTCCAAGACTTGAGCCGGCCTTGAATGCAGATATTGCTTTTAACCCGCCTTACCCGATTACGGATGGCCAGTTTAAAAGACTGGTTGCGGTCCTTCGGCTTTCAGTCCCTTATACCGGCTTGATTCTCAGCACGCGCGAGGGCAGGAACATGCGGCGCGAGTTACTCGATTGCGGTGTCTCTCAGCTCAGTGCCGGATCGCGAACATACCCGGGTGCATATAGTGATCCTGATTATGACCGCCCGGATGTGCAGCAGTTCTGCATCGGGGATAACCGTAATCTGGAAGAAGTCATAACTGAAATAGTGGGGCATGGTTATGTTCCATCCTGGTGCACTGCCTGTTATCGTGCAGGTAGAACTGGAGAGGATTTCATGAATCTGGCTAAAAAAGGATTTATCCAAAAATTCTGTCATCCTAATGCCCTGCTGACTTTCAAGGAATATCTGCTGGATTATGCGCACTCTGAGACAAGGACAAAAGGTTGCACTTTTATAGAAAGCGAATTGGATCGTATTTCTACGCAACTCAGGGATAGTGTTTCCGACAGGCTCAGTCGCATTGAGCATGGAGAACGTGATTTGTATTTCTAA
- a CDS encoding DUF3391 domain-containing protein, giving the protein MLKKISVKRLKVGLHIYLKDIPWFKHPFFRSNFKIKSNNEIYDIQGIGCEYVYYDAALSSAEPLIEDSTSNVPKTSGEQSTKIKKERSIALRKRKEAFIKTEKKFIASAEKADQIMQGILKGQISFCEEAEQMANEFADFFLSDAETTLNLINLSSSDDTALYYHSLNVAILSCMLGSELGIDAVDMRNLSLGALMHDIGKSKIPKKVLYKSGSKTKAELELIKMHTFYGVEILSTLKDVHRDVMKAIYHHHVINGKGSYPSSVDYNSKSVIAKIVTVVNVYDNLINNRDVNKSLTPHKALAYMYKVYSGMFDNNVLGHFIRMLGVYPPGSICELDSGEIAMVVSIGENPLLPEVVLCDLNVPKNEAMIIKLGTDIDSKVERVLAPKDLTADQLKYLSPKTKIGYYAEVKDKPKE; this is encoded by the coding sequence ATGCTTAAGAAAATATCAGTAAAAAGGCTGAAAGTCGGCCTTCATATTTATCTTAAGGATATTCCGTGGTTTAAACATCCATTTTTCAGGTCAAACTTTAAAATAAAAAGTAATAACGAAATATATGATATTCAGGGTATCGGTTGTGAATATGTTTATTATGATGCTGCGCTAAGTTCTGCAGAGCCGTTGATCGAAGATAGTACATCAAATGTTCCAAAAACTTCCGGGGAACAAAGTACTAAGATCAAGAAAGAGCGGTCGATTGCTTTGCGGAAAAGAAAAGAAGCATTCATAAAGACTGAGAAAAAATTTATTGCTTCGGCTGAAAAGGCAGACCAAATAATGCAAGGCATTTTGAAAGGTCAGATTTCTTTTTGTGAGGAAGCGGAGCAGATGGCTAATGAATTCGCTGATTTTTTTCTTAGTGATGCTGAAACTACTCTGAATCTAATAAATTTGTCCTCTAGTGATGATACAGCTTTGTATTACCATTCACTTAATGTTGCTATCCTTTCTTGTATGCTGGGTAGTGAGCTTGGCATTGATGCTGTTGATATGCGGAATCTTTCTCTTGGAGCCTTAATGCATGATATAGGTAAATCAAAGATTCCTAAAAAAGTCTTATATAAGTCTGGTTCAAAGACAAAAGCAGAACTGGAGCTTATAAAAATGCATACATTTTACGGCGTAGAAATTTTATCGACATTAAAAGATGTTCATCGTGATGTTATGAAGGCTATTTATCATCATCATGTTATTAATGGTAAAGGCAGTTATCCTTCAAGCGTAGATTATAACTCAAAGTCAGTTATTGCAAAGATTGTTACTGTTGTTAATGTTTATGACAATCTAATCAATAATAGAGATGTAAATAAAAGCTTAACTCCCCACAAGGCGCTTGCCTATATGTACAAAGTTTATAGTGGGATGTTTGATAATAACGTGCTTGGCCATTTTATTAGAATGCTGGGTGTATATCCGCCGGGTTCAATTTGTGAACTCGATTCCGGAGAAATTGCAATGGTTGTCAGCATTGGTGAAAATCCCTTGCTGCCTGAAGTTGTGTTATGTGATTTGAACGTTCCGAAGAATGAAGCAATGATTATTAAGCTCGGCACAGACATTGATTCAAAAGTTGAAAGGGTTCTGGCACCGAAAGATTTGACTGCTGATCAGTTAAAATATTTATCACCAAAAACAAAAATTGGTTATTATGCTGAAGTAAAAGATAAACCCAAGGAGTAA
- a CDS encoding HD domain-containing phosphohydrolase, whose amino-acid sequence MLIISNNRTVANALSDLVKSKFTVTLSNADPGEVESCLRQRPYSVVIVEGSEFDDVDNLLKSLDCFDIPRKSVLILLAKFDDQNLKECFSYSCVSNILTKPCSKKNILEAIDSVIDENVRLEEEKKINFRVVHAVLEAYSTKNVLMYRCYTKVGECLSKIKPYLDCNVDYIYDLFALYLITVTSIDDDLVDDLMSVEHRHKKTVATLVGQIEKIIDNDSALLSNIDSSSFKKILYINKRYNGKGYPKDDVKGASIPYASRLLRILFDYYCLTEKGKSTGECLFIMKSRTGWYDEELLDTFIKSLGDAAIFKREIYPLGLQKGMVMAQDLYGNMNGKKVLIAKIGQVLSDSNLDYIHRHAKDILDITEPVLIEEKIASGGIENA is encoded by the coding sequence TTGTTAATCATTTCAAATAACCGTACTGTTGCTAATGCGCTGTCAGACTTAGTGAAAAGCAAGTTTACGGTAACTCTGAGCAACGCAGATCCGGGCGAAGTTGAGTCTTGCTTACGGCAGCGCCCATATTCCGTTGTGATTGTTGAAGGCTCAGAGTTCGATGATGTTGATAACTTATTAAAAAGTCTGGATTGCTTTGATATTCCTAGAAAATCTGTACTAATTTTATTAGCTAAGTTTGATGATCAGAATTTAAAAGAATGTTTTAGTTATAGTTGTGTTAGTAATATTTTAACAAAGCCATGCAGTAAAAAAAATATATTGGAAGCAATTGATTCTGTTATAGATGAGAATGTAAGATTAGAAGAAGAAAAAAAAATTAATTTTAGAGTTGTACATGCAGTTTTAGAAGCATATTCAACAAAAAATGTTTTGATGTATAGGTGCTATACTAAAGTTGGAGAATGTTTATCTAAAATTAAGCCATATCTAGATTGTAATGTTGATTATATATATGATCTTTTTGCATTGTATTTAATTACTGTAACTTCCATTGATGATGATTTAGTTGATGATTTGATGTCTGTTGAGCATAGACATAAGAAGACTGTTGCTACATTAGTTGGGCAGATAGAAAAGATTATAGATAATGATAGTGCTCTACTCTCAAATATAGATTCTAGTTCCTTCAAAAAAATTTTATATATCAATAAGCGGTATAACGGTAAAGGGTACCCTAAGGACGATGTTAAAGGTGCTTCAATTCCCTATGCATCAAGATTGCTCCGCATTTTGTTTGATTATTATTGCCTAACAGAAAAAGGTAAAAGTACGGGTGAATGTCTTTTCATTATGAAAAGCCGAACCGGGTGGTATGATGAAGAACTGTTGGATACCTTTATCAAGTCTCTGGGCGATGCCGCTATCTTCAAAAGAGAGATTTATCCACTAGGATTACAGAAAGGCATGGTCATGGCTCAGGATTTGTATGGTAATATGAATGGTAAGAAAGTGTTGATTGCTAAAATAGGACAAGTGTTAAGTGACAGTAATCTTGATTATATTCACAGACATGCGAAAGATATTCTAGATATTACAGAACCTGTGCTTATTGAAGAAAAGATTGCCTCTGGGGGCATAGAGAATGCTTAA
- a CDS encoding sigma-54 dependent transcriptional regulator produces the protein MRILLVDDDAPTRDSLAEYLTLLGHAVSPCSEAVSALNVCRNHDFEMVLSDIQMPGRTGIELVRDIKSEDFAITPDVVLYTGHADLELAIGALRAGAYDYLTKPINLEELGAVLERVAEHQSLLRENVKLTERFDEVVAKATSEVRAELEQLREMLSQQAGLDNIGIFSQTMWDVVSQARLYHDDRELPVLIQGETGVGKDIIAKLIHYGEDNSRSRRPFVDINCAAIPANLFESELFGYEAGAFTGSVTRGARGKIDLAKGGTLFLDEIGEIPVELQAKLLRVIETKTFYRVGGLSKVEADIRIIAATNLDLTERINEGLFRSDLYYRLRVGSIIVPPLRERSDDIVPLALLFLKSFAKKRGKSFSEISPEAASVLLGHPWAGNVRELKNAMEWISVMHDAKQLLPDHIFGFLEGMQKSYPTIKSVAPAPNTRAVRKSRPADKDIDAALAATGGNKTRAAAQLGMSIRMLYYRLASRTQKEGK, from the coding sequence ATGCGCATTTTACTGGTTGATGATGACGCACCTACACGCGACTCCCTCGCCGAATACCTTACTTTACTTGGACATGCGGTCTCTCCGTGTTCGGAGGCCGTTTCCGCTCTTAATGTCTGCCGCAACCATGATTTTGAAATGGTTCTTTCGGATATACAAATGCCTGGCAGAACGGGAATCGAGCTGGTCCGCGATATTAAGAGTGAGGATTTTGCCATAACTCCAGATGTCGTCCTTTACACCGGGCATGCTGATCTTGAACTGGCTATAGGAGCTTTAAGGGCAGGGGCCTATGACTACCTGACCAAGCCTATCAATCTTGAAGAACTGGGCGCTGTTCTGGAACGTGTTGCCGAGCACCAATCCCTTTTGCGGGAAAATGTAAAGCTGACTGAGCGCTTTGATGAAGTTGTAGCTAAGGCAACCAGTGAAGTCCGTGCCGAATTGGAGCAATTGCGCGAAATGCTTTCCCAGCAGGCCGGGCTGGATAACATCGGTATTTTTTCCCAAACCATGTGGGACGTAGTGAGTCAGGCCCGTTTATATCATGATGACCGGGAGCTTCCCGTGCTTATTCAGGGGGAAACCGGAGTCGGCAAGGATATCATCGCGAAGCTTATCCATTACGGCGAAGACAATTCCCGTTCACGGAGGCCGTTTGTGGATATAAACTGCGCGGCTATTCCGGCAAACCTGTTTGAAAGTGAGTTGTTCGGCTATGAGGCCGGAGCTTTCACCGGCAGTGTTACCCGCGGCGCGCGGGGTAAGATTGATCTGGCCAAGGGTGGAACTCTTTTTCTGGATGAAATCGGTGAGATCCCGGTTGAGTTGCAGGCTAAACTATTGCGGGTAATTGAAACCAAGACTTTTTATCGCGTTGGCGGTTTAAGTAAAGTCGAAGCGGATATCCGGATTATTGCGGCAACCAATCTTGACCTTACTGAAAGAATTAACGAGGGGCTTTTTCGTAGTGATCTCTATTACCGTCTGCGGGTAGGGAGTATAATTGTCCCTCCACTTCGGGAACGCAGTGATGATATTGTGCCTCTGGCACTTTTATTTTTGAAATCATTTGCGAAAAAACGAGGCAAGTCTTTTTCCGAGATCAGCCCCGAAGCAGCCTCAGTCCTTTTAGGGCATCCGTGGGCAGGAAACGTGCGGGAATTAAAAAATGCCATGGAATGGATTTCGGTAATGCATGATGCAAAGCAGCTGCTTCCTGATCACATCTTCGGTTTTCTTGAAGGAATGCAGAAAAGTTATCCCACCATAAAAAGTGTGGCACCCGCTCCAAATACTAGAGCAGTGCGGAAATCAAGGCCTGCTGATAAAGATATAGACGCAGCATTAGCAGCAACAGGCGGTAATAAAACCAGGGCTGCGGCACAATTGGGAATGTCTATCCGCATGTTATATTACCGCTTGGCTTCCAGAACGCAAAAAGAAGGCAAATAA